In a genomic window of Sulfurisphaera tokodaii str. 7:
- a CDS encoding DNA double-strand break repair nuclease NurA: MTENKGLFVLLDEIIQKYVKDYFTVIVKNDENQEKDKAILGVKEKEIVTEIDVIRRENEVIYAVDGSSRSLISAGGIISINTLAISSSTYPIIGVYPSLFGLPSLPIKKPFIGLASSNPIKGKIEPFLYSSNSFFTSVSLTGEPFLSIQEPERIETELRSILETEGLKITKDKGLTVIDGPLFPSHIYLPEKVREYIVKERIKVLDEKYVGIVKRLDKSNLLVNTLKDSEEFISRYKINPRSFLSDEAFLFQLVRFNYNPPYPIISVGPLIREIDKIRYYVNYLVIPYHKYLPKFSILRIESLNKNAPAIVASLPFSNDGIPKILSIADKTAKELSSGIIKYILYSIDRIGLQESFKNKFEVYDLV, translated from the coding sequence ATGACTGAAAATAAGGGATTATTTGTATTACTTGATGAGATTATTCAAAAATATGTTAAAGATTATTTTACTGTTATAGTTAAAAATGATGAAAACCAAGAGAAAGACAAAGCTATCTTAGGTGTAAAAGAAAAAGAAATTGTTACGGAAATCGATGTAATAAGAAGGGAAAATGAGGTTATTTATGCAGTTGATGGAAGTAGTCGAAGTCTAATATCAGCTGGCGGAATAATTTCTATAAATACTCTGGCAATATCTTCATCAACCTATCCCATAATAGGAGTTTATCCTTCCCTTTTCGGATTGCCTTCTTTACCTATAAAAAAGCCCTTTATAGGACTAGCTTCTTCTAACCCTATAAAGGGTAAAATAGAGCCATTCTTGTATTCTTCTAATTCTTTTTTTACTTCAGTTTCTCTCACCGGTGAACCATTTTTATCTATTCAGGAACCAGAAAGAATAGAAACAGAACTGAGAAGTATTCTTGAGACAGAAGGACTTAAAATTACTAAGGATAAAGGATTAACAGTAATAGATGGTCCTTTATTTCCTTCACATATTTACTTGCCAGAAAAAGTAAGAGAGTATATAGTCAAGGAGAGAATAAAAGTTTTAGATGAAAAATATGTGGGAATAGTAAAAAGGCTTGACAAATCTAATCTCTTAGTTAATACTCTAAAAGATAGTGAGGAGTTTATATCCAGATATAAAATAAACCCTAGGAGTTTTTTATCTGATGAAGCTTTTCTATTTCAGTTGGTTAGGTTCAATTATAATCCTCCTTATCCAATTATATCAGTAGGTCCACTTATAAGGGAAATTGATAAAATAAGATACTATGTAAATTATTTAGTTATCCCATATCATAAATATTTACCTAAATTTTCTATATTAAGAATAGAGTCGTTAAATAAAAACGCACCAGCTATTGTTGCCTCTTTACCATTTTCCAATGATGGAATTCCTAAAATACTATCTATAGCAGATAAAACTGCTAAAGAGCTTTCTAGTGGTATAATAAAATATATTCTATATTCTATTGATAGAATAGGGCTCCAAGAAAGTTTTAAGAATAAGTTTGAGGTGTACGATCTTGTCTGA
- the cysS gene encoding cysteine--tRNA ligase has translation MQIRIYNTLGRKIQPLETVEPQTVKMYVCGPTVYDYLHIGHGRTFVSFDAMVRYLRLRGYNVIRVQNITDIDDKIIKKAQETGKDWTEIVDFYTKDYLNALTQLKIEIDQHPRVTYHIKEIINFIQKLIDKGHAYVAKSGSVYFDVDSFPSYGLLSGTKKEEWNQGEEFVKEKKNPYDFALWKAWKPGEPYWESPWGKGRPGWHIECSTMSMRYLGEEFDIHGGGIDLIFPHHENERAQSEALLGKQWVKYWVHVSYLTIRKEKMSKSLGNIIPLNEALKKWGPSVLRYWYLSSHYRSSLDFNEDSLEQAKNALTRLKDAISIIRDVIKEGPKYYSKDEDIQVQRNIVELIKSFHAAMSEDFDTAKALSYIHEIVSLVFGKIQYSRDFMSAMLAFDALRQFNYVFGVMDEEFYPTYEMLGKVIDAVVEIRNQLRMKKMYDLSDQIRAILANAGVKVLDSKDKSTWRFE, from the coding sequence ATGCAGATCAGAATTTATAATACATTAGGAAGAAAAATTCAACCATTAGAGACCGTAGAACCGCAAACTGTCAAAATGTATGTATGTGGTCCAACAGTATATGATTACCTTCATATAGGACACGGTAGAACATTTGTATCCTTTGACGCAATGGTTAGATATCTAAGATTAAGAGGATATAACGTTATTAGAGTTCAAAATATTACAGATATAGATGATAAGATAATAAAGAAAGCACAAGAAACAGGTAAAGATTGGACAGAAATTGTAGATTTTTACACAAAAGACTACCTTAATGCATTAACTCAATTAAAGATCGAAATAGACCAACACCCTAGAGTAACCTATCACATTAAGGAAATTATTAATTTCATACAAAAATTGATAGATAAAGGACATGCGTATGTAGCAAAGAGTGGTAGCGTATATTTTGATGTTGATTCATTTCCTTCTTATGGATTACTTTCTGGGACTAAAAAAGAAGAATGGAATCAAGGAGAGGAATTTGTTAAAGAAAAGAAAAATCCTTATGATTTTGCATTATGGAAAGCTTGGAAACCGGGAGAACCCTATTGGGAATCTCCATGGGGCAAAGGAAGACCAGGTTGGCATATAGAATGTTCAACAATGTCAATGAGATATTTAGGTGAAGAATTTGATATTCACGGCGGAGGAATAGATCTTATTTTTCCTCATCATGAAAATGAAAGAGCACAAAGTGAGGCACTACTTGGAAAACAGTGGGTAAAATATTGGGTTCATGTATCTTACCTTACTATAAGGAAAGAAAAGATGAGCAAATCTCTTGGAAACATAATTCCCCTTAACGAGGCACTAAAGAAATGGGGACCTTCAGTGTTACGATATTGGTATCTTTCATCACATTATAGAAGTAGTCTAGACTTTAATGAAGACTCGTTAGAGCAAGCTAAAAATGCCTTAACAAGACTAAAAGATGCAATTAGTATAATTAGAGATGTCATTAAAGAAGGTCCTAAATATTATTCAAAAGACGAGGATATACAAGTACAAAGGAACATTGTAGAGTTAATTAAGAGTTTTCATGCTGCCATGAGTGAAGATTTTGACACAGCAAAAGCATTATCATATATTCATGAAATTGTTAGCTTAGTTTTCGGAAAAATACAGTATAGTAGAGACTTTATGTCAGCAATGTTAGCATTTGATGCGCTTAGACAATTCAACTACGTGTTCGGTGTAATGGATGAAGAATTTTATCCTACATATGAGATGTTAGGTAAAGTGATAGATGCAGTAGTGGAAATAAGAAATCAGCTCAGAATGAAAAAAATGTACGATTTAAGTGATCAAATAAGAGCTATTTTAGCTAATGCTGGAGTAAAGGTATTAGATAGTAAAGACAAATCTACTTGGAGATTTGAGTAG
- a CDS encoding ATP-binding protein: MSEDFISSVKDRMEKAKALAITLGTIIGRVAKYIPNRIDEENNIVNVILDAQTYYKYPFLGRIGILLGAIDIKTLYFILLRVVGYERSDVSSLLFSDSPLLSVNETNDEEPGSLVSNVVIKCEMLTKINVLESTEPEAADIIIEPQSPVILPNPDIIERALDTNRGLLRLGFLDSPENKIKVSISLDDLNYHMLILGTTGAGKTSFVKDLIAGIYKVAEDTKVFVFDATGDYYHIFLPPDKSNKLVNESLSMFENLYSKINGIKLGIIYPVSKKWLKKYTDGKKDLLSITSSYYKLYVEPIINYLKRKGFNFYTSVNPGSIVISNSEWKAETYIFPFYFRFNDVKKLIHRLNPYFSEQATQFLKILIKKKGSEFNSLDDLIEAMNTDDIEKLSIHKSTKENIIRGLYLLKETGLFDVGVKKEPLKKILYDSNKLLVLDLYNSELDDFSQKIISYYFLDKIFELRELDMKKGNLKDRLVLIIDEAHKFFPSGKGSEEDANYVKRVAGKISTMMRLGRRRRVGFIFSTHNPNDLSDIIVQLANTKVIFRIKPEVAENLGLSRSDAKILSWEKNGVAYLLSPWLREGKIKIRVPVPPPLGHYDLSKAG, encoded by the coding sequence TTGTCTGAGGACTTTATATCTTCTGTAAAAGATAGGATGGAAAAAGCTAAAGCTTTAGCTATAACGCTAGGAACTATCATAGGTAGAGTAGCAAAATACATTCCAAATAGAATTGATGAGGAAAATAATATTGTAAATGTAATCCTAGATGCTCAGACATACTATAAGTATCCGTTTCTAGGAAGAATAGGAATTCTTTTAGGAGCTATTGACATTAAAACCCTTTATTTTATTCTTTTGAGAGTAGTTGGTTATGAGCGAAGTGACGTATCATCATTATTATTTTCAGATTCGCCCTTACTCTCAGTAAATGAGACAAATGATGAAGAACCAGGTTCATTAGTATCGAATGTTGTAATTAAGTGTGAAATGCTGACTAAAATAAACGTTCTTGAATCTACAGAACCAGAAGCAGCAGATATAATAATTGAACCACAATCGCCTGTGATTTTACCTAACCCAGATATAATAGAAAGAGCTTTAGATACTAATAGGGGTCTTCTTAGGCTAGGCTTTCTTGATTCTCCAGAAAATAAAATCAAAGTTAGTATTAGCCTGGATGATCTCAATTACCATATGTTGATTTTAGGTACCACTGGTGCTGGAAAAACATCCTTTGTAAAGGATCTAATAGCTGGAATATATAAAGTCGCGGAGGACACAAAAGTTTTTGTATTTGATGCAACTGGTGATTATTATCATATCTTTTTACCTCCAGATAAGAGTAATAAGTTAGTAAATGAAAGTCTTTCTATGTTTGAGAATCTGTATTCTAAAATTAATGGTATAAAATTGGGGATCATATATCCTGTTTCTAAGAAATGGTTAAAGAAATATACAGATGGAAAAAAGGATTTATTATCTATAACTTCTTCATACTATAAGCTGTATGTAGAGCCAATTATAAATTATCTTAAAAGGAAAGGCTTTAACTTTTATACATCCGTTAATCCTGGAAGTATTGTTATTAGTAATAGTGAATGGAAAGCAGAAACTTATATCTTCCCTTTTTATTTTAGATTTAACGATGTAAAGAAATTGATACATAGATTAAATCCATATTTTTCTGAGCAAGCAACTCAATTTCTCAAGATATTGATAAAGAAAAAAGGGAGTGAATTCAACTCTCTAGATGATTTAATAGAAGCTATGAACACTGATGATATAGAGAAGCTTAGTATACATAAAAGTACAAAGGAAAACATTATACGAGGTTTATATTTATTAAAAGAAACTGGATTATTTGATGTAGGCGTGAAAAAAGAGCCCCTGAAGAAAATATTATATGATTCTAATAAGCTATTGGTTCTAGATTTATATAATAGTGAGTTAGATGATTTTTCCCAGAAAATAATATCATATTATTTTCTAGATAAGATATTTGAACTAAGAGAGCTTGACATGAAGAAGGGCAATCTTAAGGATAGACTAGTTCTTATTATTGATGAGGCTCATAAATTTTTCCCATCAGGTAAGGGTAGTGAAGAGGATGCAAACTATGTTAAAAGAGTAGCGGGAAAAATATCAACAATGATGAGACTTGGAAGAAGGAGAAGAGTGGGTTTTATTTTCTCTACACATAATCCCAATGATCTTTCTGATATAATTGTACAGTTAGCAAATACTAAGGTAATTTTTAGAATTAAGCCTGAGGTAGCTGAAAATTTAGGATTATCAAGAAGTGATGCGAAAATTTTAAGCTGGGAAAAAAATGGTGTTGCATATTTATTATCTCCATGGTTAAGAGAGGGAAAAATTAAAATAAGAGTTCCAGTACCACCTCCATTAGGGCATTACGATTTATCTAAGGCTGGTTGA
- a CDS encoding FAD-dependent oxidoreductase has product METLVAVGGGAAGMSASSRARRLKPDMEIVVFESTKMVSHAPCGIPYFVEGLFNDENLFMTYTPQFFEEKRKIHVKTNTKVTEIDFDSRIVYGESREGKIKAEYDYLVISTGAIPRKIPVEDGNDRIFYAHHPANAVELRERLWSLNTIAIVGGGILGIEMAEALTHIGKKVILIHRSKYLLNKTIDTELGNIITQRVSKDAEVRLNESVETIKEGGRLIVTDKGKYQVDGTIIAIGVAPNVELVKDKIKLGETGAIKVDDHMRTNYREVYSAGDNTESVNIITKKPAWVPFAPVANKMGYVAGSNIGGHEMRFPGVVNTQITKYKEFYIGRVGLQEDEARLHGFKPISATISGKTRARYYPDAKDIHVKIIADENTKRILGAQIVGGEEVLGRIDMMAAAIMKGFTIEDTFFIEMGYLPAISRVWDPVIVAIRQLMKDE; this is encoded by the coding sequence ATGGAAACTTTAGTAGCAGTAGGTGGCGGAGCTGCTGGAATGAGTGCTTCTTCAAGAGCTAGGAGATTAAAGCCAGACATGGAAATTGTTGTATTTGAATCAACAAAAATGGTTAGTCATGCACCTTGTGGAATTCCTTATTTCGTTGAAGGATTATTTAATGACGAGAATCTTTTTATGACTTATACTCCACAATTTTTTGAAGAAAAGAGAAAAATTCATGTAAAAACTAATACGAAAGTAACAGAAATTGATTTTGATTCCCGGATAGTATATGGGGAATCTAGAGAAGGAAAAATCAAAGCTGAATATGATTATTTAGTTATTAGTACGGGAGCTATACCTAGAAAAATTCCAGTTGAAGACGGAAATGATAGGATTTTTTATGCACATCATCCGGCTAATGCAGTAGAATTAAGAGAGAGACTTTGGTCTTTAAATACTATCGCAATAGTAGGAGGTGGAATATTAGGTATAGAAATGGCGGAGGCACTAACTCATATAGGCAAAAAGGTAATTTTGATTCACAGGAGTAAGTATTTGCTAAATAAGACTATAGACACTGAACTGGGAAATATAATAACTCAAAGAGTTTCTAAAGATGCAGAAGTTAGACTCAATGAGAGCGTTGAGACTATAAAGGAAGGAGGTAGGTTAATAGTCACAGATAAGGGAAAGTACCAAGTAGATGGCACTATAATAGCAATAGGAGTTGCACCAAATGTTGAACTTGTAAAAGATAAAATAAAATTAGGAGAGACTGGAGCTATAAAGGTTGATGATCACATGAGGACTAACTATAGGGAAGTTTATTCAGCTGGTGATAACACTGAATCAGTAAATATAATAACTAAAAAACCCGCATGGGTTCCTTTTGCACCAGTAGCTAATAAGATGGGTTATGTGGCTGGAAGTAATATAGGCGGTCATGAAATGAGATTCCCAGGAGTTGTGAACACCCAAATTACTAAGTACAAAGAATTTTATATAGGACGAGTGGGTTTACAAGAAGATGAGGCAAGGCTTCACGGATTTAAACCTATATCAGCAACTATAAGTGGGAAGACTAGAGCAAGATATTATCCTGACGCTAAAGATATTCATGTAAAAATTATAGCAGATGAAAACACTAAGAGAATTTTAGGTGCTCAAATCGTTGGTGGTGAAGAAGTATTAGGACGAATAGATATGATGGCTGCAGCGATAATGAAAGGCTTTACCATAGAAGATACATTCTTCATTGAGATGGGTTACTTACCAGCAATTAGTAGAGTTTGGGATCCAGTAATTGTAGCAATTAGACAACTTATGAAAGATGAATAA
- a CDS encoding NUDIX hydrolase, whose amino-acid sequence MEYPLVAVGGVIFNKQRKVLLVKRKNPPNKGSWAIPGGKVKYGETLEEAVKREIKEETNLDVRVKELLAIVEIIKEGFHYVILDFVCENIEGKLMASSDAEDARFFSLDELTNISVSPTTIEMLKRYFDGEKTPIIITERSTQISK is encoded by the coding sequence ATGGAATATCCTTTAGTAGCAGTAGGAGGAGTTATTTTCAATAAACAGAGAAAAGTTTTACTTGTAAAAAGAAAAAATCCACCGAATAAAGGTAGTTGGGCTATACCCGGAGGAAAGGTAAAATATGGTGAAACATTAGAAGAAGCTGTTAAGAGAGAGATTAAAGAAGAAACAAATTTAGATGTTAGAGTGAAGGAGTTATTAGCTATAGTCGAAATAATTAAGGAAGGTTTTCACTATGTTATTCTAGATTTCGTGTGTGAAAATATTGAGGGAAAACTTATGGCAAGTAGTGATGCTGAAGATGCGAGATTTTTCTCTCTAGACGAATTAACAAATATATCGGTTAGTCCTACTACCATAGAGATGCTAAAAAGATATTTTGACGGTGAAAAAACACCAATCATAATAACGGAAAGATCTACTCAAATCTCCAAGTAG
- a CDS encoding acyl-CoA thioesterase encodes MSYLRISNTRVITKRLIHYENTNFLGRLHGGDMLNFLVDTGMISAMKVARGLAVIASIDDVIFKKPIMLGDIIDIEAEVDYVGNTSMEVSMRAIKGDEVLVEAFATYVKVDEFLRPTIVENKVYAESNEELERYNKALKRRQERAENIKDRIRKRYDTSDPTYGLRYRTESTYIVTPDMTYDGRIISAGKLLKLMDDIGGALCLNYISEEGAVVTVSINSTSFYTPIRLSDIIKIRAGISYVGSTSFEVILNVIRLDPRNFVEEHVTTAYFNYVRIDKSGRPTKVKEYTPITEREKQVYQEAIERRKKFLKS; translated from the coding sequence GTGTCTTATTTGAGAATCTCTAATACGAGAGTAATAACAAAAAGACTCATTCATTATGAAAATACTAATTTCTTAGGCAGATTACACGGTGGAGATATGTTAAATTTTCTTGTAGATACTGGAATGATTTCAGCAATGAAAGTGGCTAGAGGTTTAGCTGTAATAGCTTCAATTGACGATGTTATATTTAAAAAACCCATAATGTTAGGTGATATAATAGATATAGAGGCTGAAGTGGATTACGTAGGCAATACTTCAATGGAAGTATCTATGAGGGCTATTAAGGGAGATGAAGTGTTAGTAGAAGCTTTTGCTACATATGTTAAAGTTGATGAATTTCTAAGACCAACTATTGTAGAGAATAAAGTTTATGCAGAAAGTAATGAAGAGTTAGAAAGGTATAATAAAGCGTTAAAAAGAAGGCAAGAAAGGGCAGAAAATATTAAGGATAGAATAAGAAAGAGATATGATACTTCAGATCCTACATATGGATTAAGATATAGAACTGAGTCAACGTATATTGTAACTCCAGATATGACTTATGACGGAAGAATAATTTCAGCTGGAAAATTGCTTAAATTAATGGACGACATTGGTGGTGCATTATGCCTTAATTACATCTCAGAAGAAGGTGCAGTAGTTACAGTCTCTATTAATAGTACTAGCTTTTATACTCCCATAAGGCTCTCAGATATCATTAAAATAAGAGCTGGAATTTCTTATGTAGGGAGTACTTCTTTTGAAGTGATACTAAATGTGATAAGATTAGATCCTAGAAATTTCGTAGAAGAACATGTAACTACAGCATATTTTAATTATGTAAGAATAGATAAATCTGGAAGGCCAACTAAAGTAAAAGAGTACACTCCGATAACAGAAAGAGAGAAGCAAGTATACCAAGAAGCAATAGAAAGGCGTAAAAAATTTCTTAAATCTTAA
- a CDS encoding MFS transporter, whose product MRYFVGQTFIIAGLTMLSLLYPISLYQNTHSMVLLGLSITLNNIANGIGSYIWGVIIDKSKERYSFFILLPSVGIIISYLILKTSLGVIGYTILGFFSALDGPLYSVLLLEQLEAEKTVLGNVRLSQLSLAGNIIGSLLGALIYDFRITVILFLVALVLNIIFVPRYKGEIREDKKEKSKAIRDLYEALISFSMFNLSAEIFYVTYIPTLTLFRIPKYIYFLSYTFLYIINEFMYNKSIKIIKGNEIYYSFLVMSLRGIIMIFMGLITFLKINISDSIFIPFITFGSLYPLYSTSFFSLIFKNLQKNRGAILGIFNAGESFASAGGSALTTLVSNNNISQAYFMAFFGFSLSFFLWLDFLNKRLNIKI is encoded by the coding sequence GTGAGATATTTCGTAGGACAAACATTTATTATAGCAGGTTTAACAATGTTATCATTGCTTTATCCTATTTCTCTATATCAGAATACACACTCTATGGTACTATTAGGGCTAAGTATAACACTAAATAACATAGCTAATGGTATCGGATCTTATATTTGGGGAGTTATAATAGATAAAAGCAAAGAAAGGTATTCCTTCTTCATATTATTACCTAGCGTTGGAATAATTATATCTTACTTAATACTTAAAACAAGTTTAGGAGTAATAGGGTATACAATTTTAGGTTTTTTCTCCGCACTTGATGGACCATTATATTCTGTCTTACTTTTAGAACAATTAGAAGCTGAAAAAACTGTATTAGGAAATGTGAGGCTTTCACAACTCTCTTTAGCAGGAAACATAATAGGAAGTTTACTAGGAGCATTAATTTATGATTTTAGAATAACAGTTATTTTATTTCTAGTTGCATTAGTACTTAACATTATATTTGTACCAAGATACAAGGGTGAAATTAGAGAGGACAAGAAAGAGAAAAGTAAAGCAATAAGAGATCTGTATGAGGCTTTGATTTCATTCTCTATGTTTAATTTGTCTGCTGAGATATTTTATGTAACATATATACCTACACTCACCTTGTTTAGAATCCCTAAATATATCTATTTCTTAAGTTATACATTTCTATATATAATTAATGAATTTATGTATAACAAGTCAATAAAAATTATAAAAGGAAATGAAATCTACTACAGTTTTCTAGTTATGAGTTTAAGAGGTATTATAATGATATTTATGGGCCTAATAACATTTTTAAAAATTAATATTTCAGATTCTATATTTATACCTTTTATAACCTTTGGCTCACTATATCCTCTATACAGCACGTCCTTCTTCTCACTTATATTTAAAAATCTTCAGAAAAATAGAGGAGCAATTCTAGGCATTTTTAACGCTGGTGAAAGCTTCGCCTCAGCTGGAGGTAGTGCATTAACTACATTAGTTTCAAATAACAATATTTCACAAGCTTACTTCATGGCGTTCTTTGGCTTCTCCTTATCCTTTTTCTTATGGCTAGACTTCTTAAATAAGAGATTGAATATAAAAATCTAG
- a CDS encoding alcohol dehydrogenase catalytic domain-containing protein, whose translation MKALIFEKSGIENLKISDVKEPTLGPHDVLVKVKMAGVNPIDYFVVNFIPVTPMPHIPGAEIYGEVAKVGDHVKSVNIGDKVVVYNRVFDGKCDMCLQGMEQLCRNGGIISIITNGGFSEYFSVSEHNLVKVEGINDEIAASLPVAALTAYHALSTVQVFGKTVVVFGASGNTGQFAVQFAKMMGGYVIAVSNKNWVKEFGADEVVSYDKVEEKVKELTNGRMADIVINSVGSSVWDKSLSVLGLNGKLLFFGGITGSNVSLDLGAIYGKHASLIGTTGGNRKELVELASMAKKLKVKVWKVRKLEDGKEALQDLFNKNRDGRILIKIE comes from the coding sequence ATGAAAGCCTTAATTTTTGAGAAATCGGGAATTGAAAACCTAAAAATATCTGATGTAAAAGAACCAACTTTAGGTCCGCATGATGTTCTCGTAAAAGTAAAAATGGCTGGTGTTAATCCTATTGATTATTTTGTAGTTAATTTTATACCAGTAACTCCTATGCCTCATATCCCTGGTGCAGAGATATACGGAGAAGTCGCTAAAGTAGGGGATCACGTAAAAAGTGTAAATATCGGCGATAAAGTTGTTGTCTATAATAGAGTATTTGATGGAAAGTGTGATATGTGCTTACAAGGTATGGAACAGTTATGTAGAAATGGTGGAATAATTAGTATAATAACTAATGGAGGTTTTTCTGAATATTTTTCTGTTTCAGAACATAATCTTGTAAAAGTTGAAGGGATTAATGATGAGATAGCTGCAAGTTTACCAGTAGCCGCATTAACCGCTTATCATGCATTAAGCACTGTGCAAGTATTTGGTAAAACTGTAGTGGTTTTTGGTGCTAGTGGAAATACAGGACAATTTGCAGTTCAGTTTGCTAAAATGATGGGAGGATATGTTATTGCAGTAAGTAACAAAAACTGGGTTAAGGAATTTGGTGCTGATGAAGTAGTTAGTTATGATAAAGTGGAGGAAAAAGTGAAAGAACTGACTAATGGAAGAATGGCAGATATAGTTATAAATTCGGTAGGCTCATCCGTTTGGGACAAAAGCCTATCAGTTCTAGGGTTAAATGGAAAGCTCTTGTTCTTTGGAGGTATAACGGGTAGTAATGTAAGTTTAGATTTAGGAGCAATTTATGGAAAACATGCTAGTCTAATAGGAACTACTGGAGGTAATAGAAAAGAGTTAGTAGAATTAGCCTCTATGGCTAAGAAATTGAAAGTAAAAGTATGGAAAGTAAGAAAACTGGAAGATGGAAAAGAAGCTTTACAAGATTTATTTAATAAAAATAGAGATGGAAGAATATTAATAAAAATTGAATAA
- a CDS encoding bifunctional phosphoglucose/phosphomannose isomerase — translation MNNPYENWINFFQEALNTNIPSIEKIEELVYLGIGGSGIPGRILEILELPVKYQLFRGYKVKVNEKSTVIAVSYSGNTTETIFALLTSLKKTRKAIVITSGGKIEEIASKHNLPVIKLPKGLQTRFVFPYIFTYLIRIINEGLGTNYNVNELVEGIKDYSKLNEISGILASQIIGKIPIIYSSTFLPIAERFKQEINENAKYPAFYNELPEANHNEIELYSYPSPYTFYPIVIVSDKLDEESANLINAYKIYPLYQSILKNIASLTLLAGLTSVKLAMLLGVKPEQLNIIPKIREKTFKLFEGDINADQNL, via the coding sequence GTGAATAATCCATATGAGAATTGGATTAATTTTTTTCAAGAGGCCTTAAACACAAATATACCTAGTATAGAAAAGATTGAGGAACTCGTTTATTTAGGAATAGGAGGAAGCGGAATACCTGGAAGGATACTAGAAATATTAGAACTGCCAGTTAAATACCAATTATTTAGAGGTTATAAGGTAAAGGTAAATGAAAAGAGTACAGTTATTGCAGTTAGCTATTCTGGAAATACTACAGAAACAATATTTGCATTATTAACTTCTCTAAAAAAAACTAGAAAAGCTATAGTAATAACATCTGGCGGAAAAATTGAAGAAATAGCAAGCAAACACAATTTACCGGTAATAAAACTTCCTAAAGGTTTACAAACCAGATTTGTATTCCCCTATATTTTTACTTATCTTATTAGAATAATTAACGAAGGTTTAGGGACGAATTATAATGTAAACGAATTAGTAGAGGGAATTAAAGATTATTCTAAGTTAAATGAAATTTCTGGGATTTTAGCTTCCCAAATTATTGGTAAAATACCGATAATTTATTCATCAACTTTTCTTCCAATAGCCGAAAGATTTAAACAAGAAATTAATGAAAATGCGAAATATCCTGCATTTTATAATGAGTTACCAGAAGCAAATCATAATGAAATAGAATTGTATTCATATCCTTCTCCCTATACTTTTTATCCGATTGTTATAGTTTCAGACAAACTTGATGAAGAGTCTGCAAATTTAATTAACGCATATAAGATATATCCCTTATATCAATCAATTTTAAAGAACATTGCTAGTTTAACACTATTAGCCGGACTTACATCAGTTAAGCTAGCAATGTTATTAGGAGTTAAACCTGAACAACTTAATATAATACCAAAAATAAGGGAAAAAACCTTTAAGTTGTTTGAGGGTGATATTAATGCAGATCAGAATTTATAA